A genomic stretch from Edaphobacter aggregans includes:
- the panC gene encoding pantoate--beta-alanine ligase: protein MQILQTIKETRQACAKARASATKPTVLGLIPTMGALHEGHLSLIRTAKKQCEIVVATIFVNPTQFGPNEDFSRYPRTFASDCALLEAEGVDILFAPSVEDMYPTSTSRTFIEVPGISDRLDGLSRPGHFRGVATVVAKLFHIVSPDRAYFGQKDAAQVAVLRAMVHDLNFPVEVIVCPTVRDADGLALSSRNQYLSPEERTRALALSRSLGNATAQASKGTHDASQLKSAILQDLQSTPTLKIDYVEIVDPTTLEPIADLQAGALIAVAAWIGKTRLIDNALLSATPPHQKITP from the coding sequence ATGCAGATACTCCAAACCATCAAAGAAACAAGGCAGGCCTGCGCCAAAGCACGCGCATCCGCAACAAAACCCACCGTTCTAGGCCTAATCCCAACCATGGGGGCTCTGCACGAAGGCCACCTCTCCCTCATCCGTACAGCAAAAAAACAGTGCGAAATAGTCGTAGCAACCATCTTCGTCAACCCCACCCAGTTTGGCCCCAACGAGGACTTCTCCCGCTACCCTCGCACCTTCGCCTCTGACTGCGCACTTCTCGAAGCCGAAGGCGTCGATATCCTCTTCGCCCCCTCCGTAGAAGACATGTACCCAACCAGCACCTCCCGGACCTTCATTGAGGTCCCTGGCATCAGCGACCGCCTCGACGGCCTCTCCCGCCCCGGCCACTTCCGCGGAGTCGCCACTGTCGTCGCCAAACTCTTCCACATCGTCTCGCCCGACCGCGCCTACTTCGGCCAAAAAGACGCCGCCCAGGTAGCCGTCCTGCGCGCCATGGTCCACGATCTCAACTTCCCCGTCGAAGTCATCGTTTGCCCCACAGTCAGAGACGCCGATGGCCTCGCTCTCAGCTCACGCAACCAATACCTGAGCCCCGAAGAACGCACCCGAGCCCTGGCCCTCTCCAGGTCGCTAGGCAACGCAACCGCTCAAGCCAGCAAAGGCACGCACGACGCTTCCCAGCTAAAATCCGCCATTCTGCAAGACCTCCAATCCACCCCCACCCTCAAGATCGACTACGTAGAAATCGTAGACCCTACGACCCTAGAACCCATCGCCGACCTCCAAGCCGGAGCCCTCATCGCCGTCGCCGCCTGGATCGGCAAAACCCGCCTGATCGACAACGCCCTCCTGTCCGCGACCCCTCCCCATCAAAAAATCACACCGTGA